A single region of the Schistocerca serialis cubense isolate TAMUIC-IGC-003099 unplaced genomic scaffold, iqSchSeri2.2 HiC_scaffold_515, whole genome shotgun sequence genome encodes:
- the LOC126447616 gene encoding nascent polypeptide-associated complex subunit alpha, muscle-specific form-like, whose translation MEGNNIAANVAAVVAASEHALVAASNAPTPATAPPGYRPLTTVELFVVMNRMAKAATASEREAAEKAYIRFLQYDLPAALPGAASEEAKVPPGAPPGVSTQEDTALPEAAPKGAEPPGVASHAPTALLAPPTVQASQEAADLPAASHEDVIPEANLEKLIHDGEAMEVSLPSRKRPADDDESSESTPSSAHRMPQQKKKQTAPEGATEDIEAAEEEEDEFVVPKRKHTARARKLEQVQPLPTANSFESAPIDTEAMEEAPRPPKRVAPPPINVLWKDTFRAFLEKFSEGVSAPPKIKSLGREMLRITPANMDDYRATMKTAKRAKMNRRNAATAVNNTWLATGAATYLKRPGAADADVERHAQSSKAPAMPQPQKARPQPTRSDSKHPQTPRTSRLPQTSHQQPSQAPPHPQQAPKTA comes from the exons ATGGAAGGCAATAACATCGCTGCGAACGTCGCGGCGGTGGTCGCCGCGTCAGAGCACGCTCTGGTGGCGGCCTCCAATGCTCCGACCCCCGCGACCGCTCCTCCAGGGTATCGCCCACTCACAACGGTCGAACTCTTTGTTGTAATGAACCGCATGGCCAAAGCCGCCACCGCCTCTGAACGCGAGGCCGCGGAAAAGGCTTACATAAGGTTCTTACAGTACGACCTCCCCGCCGCACTGCCAGGCGCAGCCAGTGAAGAGGCCAAGGTACCGCCGGGAGCCCCGCCAGGCGTGTCCACGCAAGAGGACACTGCACTGCCGGAGGCGGCCCCGAAGGGAGCAGAGCCACCAGGCGTGGCGTCTCATGCACCCACTGCCCTGCTGGCTCCCCCCACGGTACAGGCCAGTCAAGaggctgctgacctgccagcagcaTCTCACGAGGACGTTATTCCAGAAGCCAACCTGGAAAAATTAATCCACGATGGCGAGGCTATGGAAGTCTCACTCCCATCGCGTAAAAGGCCGGCGGATGACGATGAGTCGTCCGAAAGCACCCCTTCTTCTGCCCACAGAATGccgcagcagaagaagaagcaaacCGCGCCTGAAGGCGCCACAGAAGACATTGAAGCCGCAGAGGAGGAAGAAGATGAGTTTGTCGTCCCCAAGCGGAAGCACACGGCTCGGGCAAGGAAGCTCGAGCAGGTGCAGCCGCTCCCGACGGCAAACTCGTTCGAGTCCGCCCCAATCGACACCGAGGCTATGGAGGAAGCGCCAAGGCCGCCCAAAAGGGTGGCCCCACCACCAATCAATGTCCTTTGGAAGGACACCTTTCGAGCCTTCCTAGAAAAATTCTCTGAGGGTGTGTCCGCACCACCCAAAATAAAGTCCCTTGGGCGCGAGATGTTGCGCATCACACCTGCAAACATGGACGACTACCGCGCAACCATGA AGACTGCAAAAAGAGCAAAGATGAACCGCcgaaatgctgcaactgcagtgaacaaCACGTGGCTAGCTACAGGGGCTGCAACCTATTTAAAAAGACCAGGCGCCGCGGACGCGGACGTGGAACGTCACGCCCAGTCCAGCAAGGCACCAGCTATGCCGCAGCCGCAAAAGGCGCGGCCCCAGCCCACCAGGAGCGACAGCAAGCACCCCCAGACGCCACGAACAAGCCGGCTGCCACAAACCagtcaccagcagcccagccaggccccaCCCCACCCGCAACAAGCACCAAAGACTGCA